The window AAACGTATAACTGAATAGGTTCAGTATTTTTGTAGAGAAACATCACAGTGAGACAAACATCCAAGCTCACAACTAGAGCAAGACTGTGTCTCTAACACACACACTGGATACACAAACTGTCAGATTTCAACAAGGAGCTCCTCCACTGGCTGCCAGTCAAGTGAGCTTGAGGGGAGGTTTAATGCTCAAGTTAAGTTAAACCATGCAAAGGCAAAGCTGGGCAAAGCCCACACCCTTCTCTTATTCTGTGACTAGAGAAGATCCATTTGTTCAGGCTATCAAAAAGAACTTACACAGAAATGTTCACATTTCAATAATGACAACTTACTCTCATTAGTAAGTAACCACACAAGTGGTAGATTTGCATGCTACTATTACTCTACTACAATACTTACAACTAGGCAAATTCTTGAATCAAGAACCGAGCTCAGTGTGACTGAAAGATATTTAGTTTGATGCCAGGCAACTTCATTTAAAGACCTGCAATATTAGATCACCGAATGGAATTTGTCCCCTTTGACCATAAGGTTTCAGACAataatgctgtatttttccaaagcagcatTTAGCCCATGTGCAAAAGGGCACCTCCACTtacaaaagaaaagataatGTAAGTAGCATGAAGAAGACAGGTGATAAAGGACAGTGTTGTAGAATTCCAAACAGAGCACCTCTACACTACTTGCAATCAAGAGCTAACCCTCTCCAAAATTTAAGTCTCCATTTCCATTGTGCTACTTACTGCCCTCAATCAGAGACAAGACTGTCCCTTCCctacaaacaggaaaaaaaccccaacccactgaacagggacagagggaaggtTCTTGAGTAAAGGGGGTTTTACCAGGGAACCACTGTGTGAAATCAGTGACTTACTGATCTCAGAGTTGGTTCTACCTTTGATGAATGGTGTTCAGGTTCATGAAATGCAAAGTCCTTTCAACACTTTTACACCGCCACATAAATCTTTACATTCATGAAGAAATATAAGCCTTTATACACCTCAATAAGCTCCTGACTACCAATTTCACACCACTATACTTGCATTTATACTTGCACAGTGTAAATAGTATTAAAGATCAGGCAGACATTGAGCCACTAACAGCTCCATAATCCgagctgcagcactgtgttTAATTACATTGCATTACTAAGAAAATTCATCACATGACAGAATGTGGTGGCACAACAGAAACAATAAGCTCCACGACAAATCCAGGTGAGATTTTTTCTGTACATTATATGTTTTAGcaactagaaatattttattagcaATACAGACATTTCAATATTAGAAATCTATACAAcgtccttttctttcccagtctCCAAAACGTGTAGGTTCAGGGCCTCTGGGTCCACCCCTCTCTTTTGTAGTAGGATTGATTCCATCAGGGAATTCTAAAATAACAGGGAAAGTCCATTAAAATTTCTATAATGTTGACAAATATAAAGATGCTATCATTTatgatgttttccttttagtttcattttcaaagacaaaatcaattcttttttgttttgaaaggcaACCTTGAACTAAATAATTCCCAGAGCCCTACaaaatgaatttcagtttttttgaCTGCAATATATATGAccatatatattatttatatatatacatatatataaaaatacagatataatattatattatttattatgcaAATAAAGAAGCAACCAAATGTCCAGAGGCGTTAAAGGATCACAGCTTCTTAAGTCAGAACTTGCATCATTTGGGTATGCTGTACTTATGTTCATATAATCTAAAACCCCAGGTATCATTTGCTGTTTACCTCTCTAATTTTAAGTACtctgttttaattttagctTGAATTTATTCAAGATTCTGTTAGTCTTGTACTTAAAACATCCAGGTTGGATGGCTGAGCCATCCAACCtaaccttgaacacttccaggaacgGGGCATCCACAGGTtcactgggcagcctgttctaatgcttcaccaccctcagagtaaAGAGTTTCTTCCTAACATGTATTGCAAGTCTGCCTTCCTTCAGTTTAGaaccattgccccttgtcctgtcactatctgCTTGTATGCAAACTCCTTCCCTGCATTTTATAAACCCCCTTAAGGTACTGAGCCCCCTTTAGACATCAGAAGCCCACAATTATATCTTCCcaaagccttctccaggctgagcaaccccAGCTCCGTCAGTCTGTCCTGGCAGGAGAGGTGCTCTAGCCCTTTGATCATCTTTATGTCCCTTCTCTGGACCCTTCAAACAGGTCCATGcctttcttgtgctgaggactccacagctggatgcagcactccaggtagGGTCTCATGAGAACAGAGAACAATCACCCCCCCTTGACTCGCTGGCCccactgcttttgatgcagtTCAGGATTTGGTTTTCTGGCCTGCAATGACACACTGCCAGACCATGTCCAGCTTTTGATCCAACCCCCTACCCTGCTACAAAAGAGAAGCACACTGTCAGCTTGAGCTACTTTCTTAAACACCACAGAGCCTTCTGTACCTCAGCCAACATTCTTACACTACTCAGTGCACCTTTACTCAGGGCCATCTCCTAAGAATAGTTAACTCAGGCCATCAAGCCACGAAGTACTTGTGGCACAGCACCCTCCTAGGCTGACTCTCATCCTGCACTAGACTGTGGGGTTCCCAGAAACTCACAGTACCCCACATGCCCCTTGCCACACTGATTCTCCAGAGCTTCCCACATACACACCTAACTTGGGAATCCCTCACTCATATCCCTAACTCAGCCCGGGTGGGCAACACAGGTAAGGAGGTGCAGGGCTGAAAATATAACAGGAAGACTAAACAGAAATTCTAGAGatcagacaaaaagaaaagtgatgGAGGAAACTCATACAGCTACAGGCAACACAGAATGATACATACCGGGATACCTGTTTCATAACTGATGCTAACCAGGAAAGGAAACATCAGTATCTGAGCACCTCTGGCAGTACAAGCAGTGCAAATGCACCTGATATTATTTTGTACATGTTATCATCCCAATATCAAAGCACTAGTCGTGCTGGCAGTGGATGCTGATGCTCAAAAGATTTCTCCACTGATAGCTACAGCAGTAGGAATTCTAAATCCAGCTTCAATTCTTAGGTTTTTTTGTAATGATATAACAGGCAGTTTGCAAACTATTGCTAGTGTTACATGTAAAAAATACAGGTGCAACTAGAGAGACCTTGAGTCTTGCTCCAAACCTGGAACACCTAAGCAGATAACAAAAGATAATGATTATGCATGCTTTAAATGAAGCAGTAATGGCACTGATTTTCCTGGGAATAAAAAGACGAGGATTAAACAGCTGCTTATACTCCAACTGTGAGTTAGTTCTTAAGCGAGCCACAATCTGAAATTGCATGGAAATGATTCTATAATACGAGAATAATACAACAATATGACAAAGTTGTGGAGAAATTTGTGAAAGGAGAAGGAGCTTTGCACCATGATGCAGCTTTCCCAATGGCTGTGGTGGCCTCAGGGTAATACCCTCTGGAGCTGGCGACCGGTTTTTAGCTCTGCTGCACAAACTAAAATGGCACTACACAGTGCCATTTTAGCCTGTATGAAAAGAGGGGACTTCTGTGAAAGACTGTCTGAGGATTTTGGACGTGAAATTAAGGATTCTAAGGTGGAAGAACACAATCAGTTTCTTAAATGAATGTAAGGAATAATTAGTCTTTATGCTGCTATCATTCAGCTCTGGTGGCCTTACGGAATTAAAGAAGGGGCACATCCTCACGGACCAAACTATGCACGGCACTGGCTTGCCTGGATGTTGAATTTAGAGTCCCTGACAAATGTGACAGCTACACcatcttttaattttctggagGTGAGTGGCAATGCTCTCATGAGACAGTATTACATCCAGTTCTGGAAAATTACTTTATCCAAGGCTACATCCCAAGAATTGAAGCAGTTACCAGCACTGTACAGAAGGGCACATTAATGTGTTTGAAGGATTTCATGAAGTACTGTCTACAGATGAAGGAAATTCTGCTTCCAGTGGGcactctgctgccttccttttGGAGACTATATATCggtctgtatttcttttcctcaggaTGTTAGTGCTTTCAGACTTGGCTTCCTGTTTACATGGTAAGGCAGAATATATTCTGTATATAGAAGAAcgagaagaaaatatttcatcaaaTTGTTAATGCTTAATTCATGAAGATGTTGGGCAGAAGAAACTTGTGTTTCATTTGCTGCAAATAGTTAGAAGTTATTCTTTGCATTGcctttttgaaaatttttgtaTCATAAatacttgtttaaaaaaaaacccaaaccccacccagaGTACTGTGTTCAGTTGTGGAGTTCCCAACACAAAAAAGGGGTGGAActcttggaacaagtccagaggaggccactaAGACAAACACAGGACTGGTGCACCTCTCCTATTAAGACAGACTGAGAGAACTGGGGTtcttcagcctgcagaaaagaaGGCTCTGGGAAGACCTTTTAGAAGCCTTCCCATACCTGAAGAGGGCCTTtaaaaaagctggagagggacttttaaCAAGGTGATGTAGTGACACAACAAGGGAGAttggctttaaaataaaagagggtaggtttagattagctattaggaagaaattctttactgtgaggatggtgaggcactgcaACAAGTTgttcagagaggctgtggatgccccacccctggaaatgtgcaaggccaggctggactgggctttgagcagcctgttccaatggAAGGTACCCCTGCAAAAGGCAGGGCTGGTACTAAGTCAGGATACCCAGGCAAATTTGCTTATCTTCAAGAGCAGAGGAAGGTTCTCCGTGTGACTTGCTACAATGTTTGACCACGGTTGTTCTGAAGGTCCTTCTCCCCTGGTGCACCATTTGCTGCAACTCATGCCCACTGCCCTGCCtccctggtttgtttttcagagcagtAAGCAGTAAGCTTAGAAAATTATTCTAAAGAGTGCTGAATGTCTGTCACCTTCTTAAACTGACATCAGCACAACATCTCACACTCTTGCCTTTAAAACACAGCTTCCAATTTTGTAAAACATTACTTACTTTCCAGGGGTTCCTTCTCCATACTGGACTCCTCTGGTTCATCAAACCTCCCCACTGGTAACTTTGGTTTCTTTAGCGGCTGCTTAGCAGGTTGAGATCTTCCTCCTGGCTtagtgctggagctgcttcGTGAGTGCCAAAGAAGTGATGACTCTATCAAGCAAATGGACATGCAGCATAAATGTGGGAGTTTAACAGTGAGTAATGCTGTGACTGTCCAGAACACCTCTGAGAAAAAACTACTTCAGGGATGAgggagaggaaggcaggaaaacaaactctaaaaattatttaacattcAACTCATGAACACCTAAGAAATCAGCACAGTAATTATTTTTGGCCCTAGAAACAGATGTAGGCAAAATTGTGTTAGTTGTGTAACTCAGTTCACATTAACAGTGTATTTTAAACTGCTTGAACTTATCTTTGCTGTTACTTTCTTGTATTTTAGACTCTTAAACAGCAATTATGCTAGCATAGACCAGTACAGTCTGTTTTCCATGAGAAATCCTAACCTCCCCCAAGAAACCTGCTGATTTCCATATCTTGGctcatttccagcagctttttAGTCAGAAAAAGCTTCTGCTTTCCCAaaggaaagtttaaaaaaataaaacgtTCCCTTAGTAACAGGTTTTCCAGAATGTCGGCAGAAGATAGCTGGGTTTCCCTTAGGATGGTAAAATAATTCAGCTGGTAgtcaaaagaaggaaaaactttGAGCATGTTTAAGTTCAATTATGTAACTGCATGCAAATGCTTTCATTAAAAgcattaactttttttcctttaagtcCTACTAATAGTTTGGTTTAAAAAGCCAAATGTAAATGTCCACAGTGAGCATAAACTATCCACTAAAAATACTTTGGCTGTGGACAGGTGCCTAAAGCAGTTCTAACATTTCTTAAGAAGCAAGATTTAAACACAAATCCTCCCTGTACCAGCTGGGTGCAAAGTACCTGAAAGAATTATTCTTTTACTTTGCTAAGGAGATTGAATCAGGAAGCCTTCTCGAGCACTGTCAATTTGACTCACCTTAATATACAGCAGCTAACAACTCACTTGTATTCCCAGAATTCGCAtattcattcattttaaaataccacaTCTTTAATATCAAACCCTACAGCCACACAAACTGTATTATACCTGCCAACTGCTGCCAATGCCCCAAAGGAGTAAAGCATGGTGTAACAAATTATCAACAGTAAAGGATCCAATCTGTTGCAAACATTGGGTCTTTCTACTCCTGCCAAGCTTCTTGTCATTCTTCAGTAAGCTAGAAAGAAAAGCTAGCAAGAAAATTCAATTATAGCTGGTATTCTAGtccaaattaaaataaaaaacagattaaGGTACTGGTATGAAATTTATTATCTTGGTCACTAGAGAAGAGGCAAAACCCATTTTCCTTGATAGATTTACTTGATATTCTTGACCAAAATACACTCTTCTCGACAGAGAGGTGACAAAAGTTCAACATTAAACATCTCTGAAAAAGATGAGATGAACTATCAATATTAGTAAACCACATTGTACAAACTGATCTTTGATTCCCTTCTCTTTTACACAGTGTCACAATGCCCTACCATTTGTTAATTATATAACTGAACTTGAAAATCCCAATTCTTCAAAGTTGCTGCGCTGCAATATTCCATCTTTTGAAGTGGCCCACACCATGTGATTTATCCTAACAAAGCCATCCATGCAGTGGGATTTGGGCACACATCGGGATGCTCAGAGGATTAGAGCATTAGCCACATCTTGCTAGGAACCTAACAGCCAAATGGAGCACAAACATCTAACAAAAATTTTTAACAGCTCTTGCATTAACATACAGTGTACTGGTTTGTTTTAGTGTATTGTATCAACAGCAGGCCAGAACCGCAGCTTTTGATGAGAGGGAAGCACCCAACAAAGAGCCCAAGCTAAAGCCTGCGGGACAGGCTCTGTTACTGAAGTCTGCCTTACTTCTCTAGAAACAAACCACCTGCATTTCCTCAGGTGAAGGGAACGGAGCAGTAACCTCCAGGTCCACAGCACGTTTCCTCCAGCTATTCTCCAAACCTTACACTCCTTTTTAACATTTTACTGCTGTTAAGAAGTACGAAGCAAcgacaggggaaaaaaccctccgTAATAACACACTTGCCCGATAGCAGCAGGTTTACAGTACAGGCGAGAATATTAATATCGAAAGGGCgagggggaaggcagggaaggggttaAGAGCAGGAAAACTGTGGGGCCACGGAAGGTGTGGGAAAAGCTGCGAcagcccccggccccccggGCCGAGGAGGCGGGCCGTGCCACACTCCTCacccgccgccatcttgggcgCTCTCCAGCCCCCACAGCGCCGGCAGCCCCGGGCGGCGCCCGCCCCGTCCCCTGGCTCGTCAGTTCCTGCGGGAGGAAGGGCAAGGGAGCCGGGCAGCCCCTCCGCGGCACAACCGAGGCCCTCCCGCCCTCCGCCTGCCTCTTACTCGCTGCCCCGGGAGCGCCGCGCAGCAGCCGCAGAGCCATGGCCGGGACGGAGCCGTGCGGGGCGGGCAGCGCTGCCGCGCGCAGGCGCCCaagggggcggcggcggcggctcgtGCCCGCGGCAGGCGGCGAACGCGGCGCCGAGCGCTGCTCTAGCGGCCTCACGACCCCCCGGTGGCCTGCGCTGCTCCCCGGCTCCGGCAGAGGCGAACGGCGCCTGGGGAGCCACGGTCCCGGTGAAGGCAGCTACGGGCTCATGGAGATGGTTGAGACACACGCTGTAACTCTGCTCCATGTTTGGCTAGGGGTGGAGAGAAAAGACGTCTTCTTTCTTCAATGCAGTGAAGAGTTTAGCGCTGCAAGAACCCGTTTTCCCCTCAATCTGTAGTGTAGTCCagctagggttttttttgttttgttgttttttttttaataataaaaaattgtaCATTGTTCAATAACACACAAAGGCTGCCACGGACATGAAGGAACTTTGGCTAACACCATAGTGATGTACAGACAGTGTTCATGCTTTCAGACAGCATCGTTCCAGTTTCCGAGTTTAAGCAGCGAAGTTGCTTTTAAGGCTCAGTATAAACCTAACCCTGGGATAAGTAACACCTGAGTTCACGGAGTGGCTCTCCATGATTAAGTACATAATCAAGTACAGTTAATGTTTTGAATATGCCaacttttgctttttgtcaCTAAACTTCTCCAGCTGACAGTGTTCTTAGATAAAACAGAATTCACTGTCCACACATACCAACCCGAAGATGATAACTTGGAAATCTGAAtctaaaatagcatttttattcACATCTGAAAGCTTTAAGAAAGTAAATCTTGGTAAattaaagagcagcagcactttctgGAGTTTATTGGAGCTACATCTGGCAATGCCTACACACTGAAAGTAATTAAATTTAACTGACTGCCTTACGAGTGACATTTTCTCTATCAGCCTTTTATAACATGGTTAATTAGACAttaaagactgaaaataatGGAAACCCTTTCCTTTATTCTAACAGCAAGATGCTGGGCCTCTAGATCAGAGAGATAAAGatgaatgcagaaaaaaatgctctgcCTGAAAGCAGCAAGGAGAAAACCTAAACAAATCTTGTCAAAGTTCAAGAGAACTTATTATTTATGTCTTCAGTacaataaaaacatgaaatccttccctta of the Camarhynchus parvulus chromosome 3, STF_HiC, whole genome shotgun sequence genome contains:
- the SDHAF4 gene encoding succinate dehydrogenase assembly factor 4, mitochondrial isoform X2, with amino-acid sequence MALRLLRGAPGAAKSSLLWHSRSSSSTKPGGRSQPAKQPLKKPKLPVGRFDEPEESSMEKEPLEKFPDGINPTTKERGGPRGPEPTRFGDWERKGRCIDF
- the SDHAF4 gene encoding succinate dehydrogenase assembly factor 4, mitochondrial isoform X1 — protein: MEVSHSCFKENYAAYRMKESSLLWHSRSSSSTKPGGRSQPAKQPLKKPKLPVGRFDEPEESSMEKEPLEKFPDGINPTTKERGGPRGPEPTRFGDWERKGRCIDF